In the genome of Campylobacter concisus, one region contains:
- the dapF gene encoding diaminopimelate epimerase, whose protein sequence is MQVSKYNASGNDFVIFHTFLSKDRSELARQICSRTNGVGADGLIVLLPYEKGVKWEFYNSDGSYAAMCGNGSRAAARYAYLNGLVRSSEFALLTGSGEVMASVKDECVEVVLTSPKILSEPLNEGGKTWYFYDTGVPHLVNFTRNLDEFDVKECRALRQKYNANVNLAKFDGGVLKVRTYERGVEDETLACGTGMAACFYGATLNLNAAQCLKVYPKSGEELGLRLENGKILFSGAVKHCFDTSIEI, encoded by the coding sequence GTGCAAGTCTCAAAATATAACGCCAGCGGCAATGATTTTGTCATATTTCACACATTTTTAAGCAAAGATAGGAGCGAGCTAGCAAGGCAAATTTGTAGCCGAACAAACGGCGTTGGAGCTGATGGGCTCATCGTGCTTTTGCCTTATGAAAAGGGTGTGAAATGGGAGTTTTACAACAGCGATGGAAGCTACGCTGCGATGTGTGGCAACGGCTCGCGTGCGGCTGCTAGATATGCCTATCTAAACGGCCTTGTAAGATCGAGCGAATTTGCTCTGCTAACTGGCAGTGGCGAGGTGATGGCAAGCGTGAAAGATGAGTGCGTCGAGGTCGTGCTAACAAGTCCAAAAATTTTAAGCGAACCACTAAATGAAGGTGGCAAAACTTGGTACTTTTACGATACTGGTGTGCCTCATCTTGTAAATTTCACGCGAAATTTAGATGAATTTGACGTCAAAGAGTGCAGGGCGCTTCGCCAAAAATACAATGCAAATGTAAATTTAGCCAAATTTGATGGCGGAGTTTTAAAGGTAAGAACCTACGAAAGGGGCGTGGAGGACGAGACGCTAGCTTGTGGCACTGGCATGGCGGCTTGCTTTTATGGCGCTACTTTAAATTTAAACGCAGCGCAATGCCTAAAAGTCTATCCAAAAAGCGGCGAGGAGCTTGGTCTTAGACTAGAAAACGGCAAAATTTTATTTAGCGGAGCGGTGAAACACTGTTTTGATACGAGTATTGAAATTTAG
- the rplT gene encoding 50S ribosomal protein L20: protein MARVKTGVVRRRRHKKVLKLARGFFSARHKHFRKAKEQLERSLVYAYRDRRQKKRDFRRLWIVRINAACRLNDISYSRFINGLNKANIELDRKILADLAMNDAKAFAALAKQAKDALK from the coding sequence ATGGCAAGAGTAAAAACAGGCGTAGTTAGAAGAAGACGCCATAAGAAAGTTTTAAAGCTAGCACGTGGCTTTTTCAGTGCTAGACATAAACACTTTAGAAAAGCTAAAGAGCAACTAGAGAGAAGTTTAGTTTATGCATACCGCGACAGACGCCAGAAAAAACGTGATTTCAGACGTTTATGGATCGTTCGTATCAACGCAGCTTGCAGACTAAACGACATTAGCTATTCAAGATTTATCAACGGCTTAAACAAAGCTAACATAGAACTTGATAGAAAAATTTTAGCTGATCTAGCTATGAATGACGCGAAGGCATTTGCGGCACTTGCAAAACAAGCAAAAGATGCTTTGAAATAA
- the rpmI gene encoding 50S ribosomal protein L35: MPKMKTVRGAAKRFKVGKNKIKRGSAFRSHILTKKPSKRMRDLRGPHYVDSTNVSAVRKMLGV, translated from the coding sequence ATGCCAAAGATGAAAACCGTTCGCGGTGCTGCTAAGCGCTTTAAAGTAGGTAAAAATAAGATAAAAAGAGGCTCTGCTTTTAGAAGCCATATCTTAACAAAAAAACCTAGTAAGCGTATGAGAGACCTTCGTGGCCCACACTACGTGGATAGCACAAATGTCTCAGCCGTTCGCAAAATGCTCGGCGTATAA
- a CDS encoding C69 family dipeptidase, translating into MKGKILASIVAMSAILGTSSLACTTILVGDKASNDGSMLVARSADSKAVKAQVFLIHPAKKNQTGMHSSKAHDGANDFTYPLPKDGMRYTTIANSHTKLHGAVGYNEAGVGLSGTETIYAKDELLKIDPYNEETGITEDDIPDVLLPRMKSAKEGVKLLGEIVETKGAGEGFGVVFIDANELWYFETGTGHKWIATKIAPDEYFVTANQGRLQNYKENDPNFMGAKDVIKFAIDNKTYDPAKDGEFNFTKAYTRDDERDMTYNYPRVCWVQSMFNPSLKQDFADGQKFPVFLKPEKKLGVEDLKAAMRAHYDGTAFDNYASKDEDKKNVYRAISVFRTYESHVMQVRPWLPKEIGRVTYVALGMADLSVYLPYYEGLDGFIKGYSDGSYDADDTSIYWVYRKLQTLVMTDYEKYSPVVKEAYAKFEKELAVKQAKFEDEYVKLYKKDKKKADKLLNEFSKKTMQEAKDLTQQLTNKVFTMLTADMDAKLKSLNKGKKD; encoded by the coding sequence ATGAAAGGCAAAATTCTTGCATCAATCGTTGCTATGAGTGCGATTTTAGGCACAAGTAGCTTGGCATGCACTACTATTTTAGTAGGAGATAAAGCTTCAAATGACGGCTCCATGCTGGTTGCCAGGAGTGCAGACAGTAAGGCTGTAAAGGCACAAGTCTTTTTGATCCATCCAGCAAAGAAAAACCAAACTGGTATGCATAGCTCAAAAGCCCATGATGGCGCAAATGACTTTACATATCCGCTTCCAAAAGATGGTATGAGATACACAACCATCGCAAATTCTCACACAAAACTTCATGGAGCAGTCGGCTACAACGAGGCTGGAGTTGGACTAAGTGGCACTGAGACTATCTACGCAAAAGACGAGCTTTTAAAGATCGACCCATATAACGAAGAGACCGGCATCACCGAAGACGACATCCCAGACGTGCTTTTGCCGCGTATGAAGAGCGCAAAAGAGGGCGTTAAGCTTCTTGGCGAGATAGTGGAGACAAAGGGCGCTGGAGAGGGCTTTGGCGTGGTATTTATCGACGCAAATGAGCTTTGGTACTTTGAAACTGGCACAGGCCACAAGTGGATCGCCACAAAGATCGCTCCAGATGAGTATTTCGTCACTGCAAACCAAGGCAGACTTCAAAACTACAAAGAGAACGACCCAAATTTCATGGGCGCAAAAGATGTGATCAAATTTGCGATCGACAACAAGACTTATGACCCTGCAAAAGACGGAGAATTTAACTTCACAAAAGCCTATACAAGGGATGATGAGAGGGATATGACCTATAACTACCCACGTGTTTGCTGGGTGCAAAGCATGTTTAATCCAAGCTTAAAACAAGACTTTGCCGATGGTCAGAAATTCCCGGTATTTTTAAAACCAGAGAAAAAACTAGGAGTTGAAGACCTAAAAGCTGCTATGAGAGCCCACTACGACGGTACCGCGTTTGATAACTACGCTAGCAAAGATGAAGATAAGAAAAACGTCTACCGCGCTATAAGCGTCTTTAGAACATACGAGTCTCACGTCATGCAGGTGCGCCCGTGGCTACCAAAAGAGATCGGCCGCGTGACCTACGTAGCTCTTGGCATGGCTGATCTTAGCGTTTATTTGCCGTATTACGAGGGGTTAGATGGCTTTATAAAAGGCTACTCAGATGGCTCATACGATGCTGACGATACTTCGATATACTGGGTTTATAGAAAGCTTCAAACTCTTGTGATGACTGACTATGAGAAGTATTCACCGGTGGTTAAAGAGGCCTACGCTAAATTTGAAAAAGAGTTGGCGGTAAAACAGGCTAAATTTGAAGATGAGTACGTAAAGCTTTATAAAAAAGATAAGAAAAAAGCTGACAAACTCCTAAATGAATTTAGTAAAAAGACTATGCAAGAGGCTAAAGACTTAACTCAGCAGCTTACAAACAAGGTCTTTACTATGCTTACAGCTGATATGGATGCTAAGCTAAAATCTTTAAATAAAGGCAAAAAAGACTAA
- the metE gene encoding 5-methyltetrahydropteroyltriglutamate--homocysteine S-methyltransferase, producing MIKSYVLGFPRIGEKRELKRALEGFWAGKEGFSEENLQETAKTLRQRHWKYQQDAGISAISVNDFSFYDLMLDNIIAFGATPPRFANLSGSEQYFACSRGNKNGVAMEMTKWFNTNYHYIVPELSSESKFSLKADKILAEYKEAKANGVKGKVNLIGPITFLALSKTTDGSCPFKHLDALVGEYKKLLEQISKLDDEILVQFDEPIFVTDKNESDLLPLITKVYNELTSVASNVKIVFATYFEHAIKAVSEVAKTKIYGIALDFIHGKRNFEVLETIKNSHLTLFAGVIDGRNIWKSNIDEKVKLVGEISEKIGVKDLYIGTSCSLLHVPYTLKYEENLNPEIKSWLSFAVEKLDEIKIITKLANGEKLDESEIKIYEENKNAVKTRATSKLIHSDSVQSRIKNLSKFERDEKFEDRIKIQRETLKYGILPTTTIGSFPQTVDLRVLRQNFKKGEIDAAAYEAGIKKYIDECVKFQEDIGLDVLVHGEPERNDMVEYFGEQISGYAFSQNGWVQSYGSRCVKPPLLFGDVSRPEPMTVKWMKYAQSITKHVMKGMLTGPVTMLNWSFVRDDLPRSEVAKQLALCIYDEIADLQNAGIRVIQVDEAAFKEGYPLRAENIPAYEKFAVDCFKLSVSSAEAKTQIHTHMCYSEFNDIIKTIEAMDADVISIETARSGNELLKIFKAVGYKQEVGPGVYDIHSPRVPSVEEIVAQIKALLEVLPKEQLWINPDCGLKTRKWEEVEPSLKNMVEAVKIVRGL from the coding sequence ATGATAAAAAGTTATGTTTTAGGTTTTCCAAGAATCGGTGAAAAAAGAGAATTAAAGCGTGCGTTAGAGGGCTTTTGGGCTGGCAAAGAGGGTTTTAGTGAAGAGAATTTGCAAGAGACTGCAAAGACGCTTCGCCAAAGACACTGGAAATATCAACAAGACGCTGGCATTTCAGCTATTAGCGTTAATGATTTTTCATTTTACGACCTAATGCTTGATAACATCATCGCTTTTGGTGCCACACCTCCAAGATTTGCAAATTTAAGTGGTTCAGAGCAATATTTCGCTTGCTCAAGAGGCAACAAAAACGGCGTTGCTATGGAGATGACAAAGTGGTTTAACACAAATTACCACTACATCGTGCCAGAGCTTAGCAGCGAGAGCAAATTTAGCCTAAAAGCTGACAAAATTTTGGCTGAATACAAAGAGGCAAAGGCAAATGGCGTAAAAGGCAAGGTAAATTTGATCGGCCCTATCACATTTTTGGCTCTTTCAAAGACGACTGACGGCAGCTGCCCATTTAAGCACCTTGACGCGCTTGTAGGCGAGTACAAAAAGCTACTTGAGCAAATTTCTAAGCTTGATGACGAAATTTTAGTGCAGTTTGACGAGCCGATCTTTGTAACAGACAAAAATGAAAGCGACCTTTTACCACTTATCACAAAGGTTTATAATGAGCTAACAAGCGTAGCTAGCAACGTTAAAATCGTATTTGCGACATATTTTGAACATGCGATCAAGGCAGTTAGCGAAGTGGCTAAAACTAAAATTTACGGCATCGCACTTGACTTCATCCACGGCAAGAGAAATTTCGAAGTTCTTGAGACTATCAAAAATAGCCATTTGACGCTATTTGCGGGTGTGATAGACGGCAGAAATATCTGGAAAAGCAACATCGACGAAAAAGTAAAACTTGTAGGTGAAATTTCAGAAAAAATAGGCGTAAAAGACCTTTATATCGGTACTTCGTGCTCACTTCTACACGTGCCATACACTCTAAAATATGAAGAGAATTTAAACCCTGAGATCAAAAGCTGGCTAAGCTTTGCGGTCGAGAAGCTTGACGAGATCAAGATCATCACAAAACTTGCAAACGGCGAGAAGCTTGATGAGAGCGAAATAAAAATTTATGAAGAGAACAAAAATGCAGTTAAAACTCGCGCTACTTCAAAGCTCATCCACTCAGATAGCGTTCAAAGCCGTATCAAAAATTTAAGCAAATTTGAGCGTGACGAGAAATTTGAAGACCGTATCAAAATTCAACGCGAAACACTAAAATACGGCATCTTGCCCACAACAACGATAGGTAGCTTCCCTCAAACGGTTGATCTTCGCGTACTTCGTCAAAATTTCAAAAAAGGTGAGATCGACGCGGCTGCTTATGAGGCAGGCATCAAAAAATATATCGATGAGTGTGTGAAATTCCAAGAAGATATCGGCCTAGACGTGCTAGTACACGGTGAGCCAGAGAGAAACGACATGGTCGAGTACTTTGGCGAGCAGATCAGCGGATATGCATTTAGCCAAAATGGCTGGGTACAAAGCTACGGCAGCCGCTGCGTCAAGCCACCACTTCTCTTTGGTGACGTAAGCCGCCCAGAGCCGATGACTGTAAAATGGATGAAATACGCTCAAAGCATCACAAAACACGTAATGAAGGGCATGCTAACAGGTCCTGTAACGATGCTAAACTGGAGCTTTGTGCGTGATGACTTGCCAAGAAGCGAAGTAGCAAAACAGCTTGCACTTTGTATCTATGACGAGATCGCAGACCTTCAAAATGCTGGCATCAGAGTGATCCAAGTCGATGAGGCAGCGTTTAAAGAGGGCTATCCGCTAAGAGCTGAAAATATCCCAGCTTATGAGAAATTTGCGGTTGATTGCTTTAAGCTTTCAGTAAGCTCGGCTGAGGCAAAAACTCAGATCCATACTCATATGTGCTACTCTGAATTTAACGATATTATTAAGACTATCGAAGCTATGGATGCTGATGTTATTAGTATCGAGACTGCAAGAAGTGGCAACGAGCTACTTAAAATTTTCAAAGCCGTTGGCTACAAACAAGAGGTCGGACCTGGCGTTTACGACATCCACAGTCCACGCGTGCCAAGTGTCGAGGAGATCGTCGCTCAGATCAAAGCTCTGCTTGAAGTCTTACCAAAAGAGCAGCTCTGGATCAACCCAGACTGCGGCCTAAAAACCAGAAAATGGGAAGAGGTCGAGCCAAGCCTTAAAAACATGGTAGAAGCCGTCAAGATCGTAAGAGGTCTATAA
- a CDS encoding DNA-binding protein, whose amino-acid sequence MLKDKIINNESGIVLYGLTPPKAEFDEAKLKEIAAKWDKRITDVQADGLVLYEIQDESSRIKSERTFEFSDTLSPEIYYSKYLNLKTPSIFYRVANKYNESEFRANLAKSSSDINVFVGVASGKVEPKMSLERAYEIARDEFKELVVGGVCIAERHAKKGDEEQRMSQKAKMGAKFFISQAVFDINLAKNLLTSVAKSGLNLPIILTFTTCGTPKTLEFIKWLGISVDEKSEKRMLESNNFLATASQICLENFAELYKFAKKLGVNIGVNVESVMAKRAEIEASLELTHKMREVF is encoded by the coding sequence ATGTTAAAAGATAAGATCATAAACAATGAAAGTGGCATAGTGCTTTATGGCCTAACGCCTCCAAAGGCTGAATTTGACGAGGCGAAGCTTAAAGAGATCGCTGCAAAATGGGACAAGAGGATCACGGATGTGCAGGCTGATGGCTTGGTGCTTTACGAGATCCAAGATGAAAGTAGCCGCATAAAAAGCGAGCGAACTTTTGAATTTAGCGATACATTAAGCCCTGAAATTTACTATTCAAAATATCTAAATTTAAAAACACCAAGCATCTTTTATAGAGTCGCAAATAAATATAATGAGAGCGAATTTAGAGCAAATTTAGCCAAAAGTAGTAGCGATATAAATGTCTTTGTCGGCGTTGCTTCTGGCAAGGTAGAGCCCAAAATGAGCCTAGAGCGTGCTTATGAGATCGCTAGAGATGAGTTTAAAGAGCTTGTAGTTGGCGGTGTTTGCATAGCTGAGAGGCACGCTAAAAAGGGCGATGAAGAGCAAAGGATGAGCCAAAAGGCCAAAATGGGGGCAAAATTTTTCATCTCGCAGGCAGTTTTTGATATAAATTTGGCTAAAAATTTACTAACAAGCGTGGCAAAAAGTGGGTTAAATTTGCCTATTATTTTGACATTTACGACTTGTGGCACGCCAAAAACACTAGAGTTTATCAAGTGGCTTGGCATAAGCGTTGATGAAAAGAGCGAGAAAAGGATGCTTGAGAGTAATAATTTTTTAGCCACGGCATCGCAAATTTGCCTTGAAAATTTCGCAGAGCTTTATAAATTTGCCAAAAAGCTTGGTGTAAATATCGGAGTCAATGTTGAAAGTGTAATGGCAAAAAGAGCCGAGATCGAAGCGAGTCTAGAGCTAACACACAAGATGAGAGAGGTGTTTTGA
- a CDS encoding mannose-1-phosphate guanylyltransferase/mannose-6-phosphate isomerase, whose translation MTNILLCGGSGTRLWPISRTLMPKQFIKLFDDRSLFQLTALRNSEICDNTFVITNIDHYYLAMDQIENLNITNFKYLLEPVGRNTAPAITLACLALDPNEIVLVTPSDHLIKEIKAYHISVKAAKELAEQNFLVTFGIKPRSPETGFGYIESYNGDVKAFYEKPDYERAVKFLKDQNFYWNSGMFVFKAGVFLDQMKIFAPEIFEACKVAFGNAKKDEFDIKIDTTDMQNIPQNSIDYAVMEKSGIVKMVVLDAPWSDLGSFDSLDEQLPKDINGNTINSDLVQINSHNNLVLSSGKKIALIDVDDLTVVDTKDALLISKKSSSQKVKNVVEILKEESSELCNAHVTTNRPWGNYTVLENQDGYKIKIIEVKPGKRLSLQKHFHRNEHWIVLSGSATVTIGETTRLVCPNESIYIKMGEVHRLSNEGKIPVVLIEAQVGEYTGEDDIIRLDDDFKR comes from the coding sequence ATGACAAATATATTATTATGTGGTGGTTCTGGTACGAGGTTGTGGCCTATTAGCAGGACTTTGATGCCAAAACAATTTATTAAATTATTTGATGACAGGTCACTTTTTCAGCTAACTGCACTACGAAATAGTGAAATTTGTGACAATACATTTGTGATTACAAATATCGATCATTACTACTTGGCGATGGATCAGATAGAAAATTTAAATATCACAAATTTTAAATATCTACTTGAGCCAGTTGGTAGAAATACTGCACCAGCGATCACACTAGCTTGCCTCGCACTTGATCCAAATGAGATTGTTTTAGTAACGCCATCGGATCATTTGATAAAAGAGATTAAAGCATACCACATAAGCGTAAAAGCCGCAAAGGAGCTGGCAGAGCAAAATTTTTTGGTTACTTTTGGCATAAAGCCAAGGTCGCCCGAGACAGGATTTGGATATATAGAGAGCTATAATGGCGATGTAAAGGCCTTTTATGAAAAGCCAGACTATGAAAGGGCAGTGAAATTTCTAAAAGATCAAAATTTCTACTGGAATTCAGGTATGTTTGTCTTTAAGGCAGGCGTTTTCTTGGATCAGATGAAAATTTTTGCTCCTGAGATATTTGAAGCATGCAAAGTAGCTTTTGGCAACGCAAAAAAAGACGAATTTGATATTAAAATAGACACTACCGATATGCAAAATATCCCACAAAATAGCATAGATTATGCTGTAATGGAAAAGTCTGGTATTGTAAAAATGGTAGTACTAGATGCGCCTTGGAGTGATCTTGGAAGTTTTGATAGTTTGGATGAGCAGCTACCAAAAGATATCAATGGAAACACAATAAATAGCGATCTGGTGCAGATAAATTCTCACAATAATCTAGTCCTATCTAGTGGCAAAAAAATAGCTTTAATAGATGTCGATGATTTAACTGTGGTTGATACGAAAGACGCTCTTTTGATATCTAAAAAATCCTCTAGCCAAAAAGTAAAAAATGTGGTGGAAATTTTAAAAGAGGAGAGTTCTGAGCTTTGTAATGCTCATGTTACGACAAATAGGCCTTGGGGAAACTATACTGTCCTTGAAAATCAAGATGGTTATAAGATAAAGATAATAGAGGTAAAACCTGGCAAAAGACTATCTTTGCAAAAGCATTTTCATAGAAATGAGCATTGGATAGTACTGTCAGGTAGCGCCACCGTTACGATAGGTGAGACAACTAGACTCGTTTGTCCTAATGAGTCTATCTATATAAAAATGGGTGAAGTTCATAGGCTGTCTAATGAAGGAAAAATTCCTGTGGTTTTAATAGAAGCTCAGGTCGGTGAATATACAGGTGAAGATGATATAATTCGCCTAGATGATGATTTTAAAAGGTGA
- the gmd gene encoding GDP-mannose 4,6-dehydratase → MDKKVALITGITGQDGSYLAEFLLKKGYIVHGIKRRTSLFNTDRIDHLYQDPHVDNRNFFLHYGDMTDSMNLTRIIQEVQPDEIYNLAAMSHVHVSFETPEYVANADGTGTLRLLEAIRILGLEKKTKIYQASTSELYGKVQETPQSETTPFYPRSPYAVAKMYAYWITVNYREAYGIFACNGILFNHESPVRGETFVTRKITRAASKIALGLQDKLYLGNLDAKRDWGHAKDYVKMMWMILQAPEPEDWVIATGQTTAVRDFVKFAFAYAGINLIFEGAGVDEVGVVYSLNFEKAKELNLNLSHLNIGQTVVCVDPRYFRPTEVDLLLGDPSKAEKKLGWKREFNLQDLVNDMMKSDLKLMTKDLYLKDGGYETMSYFE, encoded by the coding sequence ATGGATAAAAAAGTAGCATTAATAACTGGTATAACTGGTCAAGATGGATCGTATCTGGCAGAATTTTTACTAAAAAAAGGTTATATAGTCCATGGTATAAAAAGGCGAACGAGCCTTTTTAATACAGACAGAATAGATCATCTTTATCAAGATCCACACGTTGATAATAGAAACTTTTTCTTGCACTATGGTGATATGACGGACTCTATGAATTTAACAAGGATCATTCAAGAAGTACAGCCAGATGAAATTTATAACCTAGCTGCCATGAGTCACGTGCATGTTAGCTTTGAAACTCCAGAATATGTCGCAAATGCTGATGGCACAGGTACTCTTAGACTACTTGAAGCTATAAGGATATTAGGACTTGAGAAAAAGACTAAAATTTATCAAGCCTCTACATCTGAGCTTTACGGAAAAGTGCAAGAGACGCCGCAAAGCGAAACGACGCCATTTTATCCCAGAAGCCCTTATGCAGTCGCAAAGATGTATGCATACTGGATAACGGTTAATTATAGAGAGGCTTATGGCATTTTTGCTTGTAATGGCATATTATTTAATCACGAATCACCAGTTAGAGGCGAGACATTCGTAACCAGAAAGATCACAAGAGCAGCTAGTAAGATAGCGCTTGGGCTTCAAGACAAGCTTTATCTTGGAAATTTAGACGCTAAAAGAGACTGGGGTCACGCAAAAGACTATGTAAAGATGATGTGGATGATACTACAAGCTCCAGAGCCAGAAGACTGGGTGATAGCAACTGGACAAACAACAGCGGTTAGAGATTTCGTAAAATTTGCATTTGCTTATGCTGGTATAAATTTGATATTTGAAGGGGCTGGCGTAGATGAGGTAGGAGTCGTGTACTCACTAAATTTTGAAAAAGCAAAAGAGTTAAATTTAAATTTGTCCCATTTAAATATCGGACAAACTGTGGTTTGTGTGGATCCAAGATATTTTAGACCAACAGAGGTTGATTTGCTGCTTGGAGATCCTAGTAAAGCAGAGAAAAAGCTAGGCTGGAAGAGAGAATTTAACCTTCAAGATCTAGTAAATGACATGATGAAGTCGGACTTAAAACTCATGACAAAAGATCTCTATCTAAAAGATGGCGGATATGAGACAATGAGCTATTTTGAGTAA
- a CDS encoding GDP-L-fucose synthase family protein, whose translation MDKNSKIYVAGHKGLVGSAIVKNLRSKGYENIITRTHGELDLMDQKAVCEFFEKEKPEYVVLAAAKVGGIVANSTYRADFIYENLQIQNNVIHQSYVHKVKKLLFLGSTCIYPKNAPQPMSEDVLLTSPLEYTNEPYAIAKIAGIKMCESYNLQYGTNFISVMPTNLYGPNDNFDLETSHVLPALIRKIHLAKLLSEEKFDAVIKDLKAKDPNEAMAYLGKFGISKDRVEIWGTGKPRREFLYSEDMADACVFLLENRDFKDTHDKNSKEIRNTHINIGTGKDISIKELANLVKNIIGFKGELYFNDSKPDGMILKLTDPSKLHSLGWKHKVELEDGLKTLYEWYLND comes from the coding sequence ATGGATAAAAATAGTAAGATTTATGTAGCAGGACACAAGGGTCTGGTAGGCTCTGCTATAGTAAAAAATTTACGATCAAAAGGCTATGAAAATATAATCACAAGAACTCATGGCGAGCTTGATCTTATGGATCAAAAAGCTGTTTGTGAGTTTTTTGAAAAAGAAAAGCCCGAGTATGTAGTGCTAGCTGCTGCAAAGGTCGGTGGAATAGTAGCTAATAGCACTTATAGGGCTGATTTTATATATGAAAACTTACAAATTCAAAATAATGTGATCCATCAAAGTTATGTGCATAAGGTAAAAAAACTATTATTTCTGGGAAGTACTTGCATATATCCTAAAAATGCCCCACAGCCAATGAGCGAAGATGTGCTTTTGACATCTCCACTTGAATACACAAATGAGCCATATGCGATCGCTAAAATAGCCGGGATAAAGATGTGTGAGAGCTATAATCTGCAGTATGGTACAAATTTTATATCTGTTATGCCTACAAATTTATATGGTCCAAACGACAACTTTGATCTAGAAACCTCGCATGTTTTGCCGGCGCTTATAAGAAAGATACACCTAGCAAAACTTTTAAGCGAAGAAAAATTTGATGCAGTGATAAAAGATCTAAAAGCAAAAGATCCAAATGAAGCTATGGCTTATCTTGGTAAATTTGGCATTTCAAAAGATAGAGTAGAAATTTGGGGCACAGGAAAACCTAGGCGAGAGTTTCTATATTCAGAAGATATGGCTGATGCTTGCGTATTTTTATTGGAAAATAGAGACTTTAAAGATACTCATGACAAAAATAGCAAAGAGATAAGAAATACACATATAAATATAGGAACTGGCAAAGATATCTCTATAAAAGAGCTAGCAAATTTGGTTAAAAATATAATTGGCTTTAAAGGCGAGCTATATTTTAATGATAGCAAGCCTGATGGTATGATACTAAAACTAACGGACCCTTCTAAGCTCCACTCTCTTGGCTGGAAACATAAGGTAGAGCTTGAAGATGGATTAAAGACACTTTATGAGTGGTATTTAAATGACTAA